In the genome of Populus trichocarpa isolate Nisqually-1 chromosome 10, P.trichocarpa_v4.1, whole genome shotgun sequence, the window AAGAATTATCGTCGGATAGTTTATAACGTACGATGATTGTAAGTTTTGGGTCCTTTTCATCGCATGCCTCTTAATCGTTAAAATGTTCGATTTGATGGTGCTTGCATTTGATAATTGTCTCAAAATTGAAACTTCTCTCTCAAATATCGTGGCCATGCCATGATGACATAATTTTGGTTTTGCATGTCCTAAACTCCGCATAATGCAGTTTATGGATGTGCAAATTCACTTGGTTTACTAGATTGATGGTgtgttgaaatttgaatttttgttaagCCCATATTGTGCAGTTTCTGGACCTGCACAGAAATGAGTTTGTTGTATCTTGAATCTCTGATGAGGTAATGCTTCTTGCGTTTTGGTTCCTCCCTAAATGTCATGCTATGTAGTTTATGCACAATTCATCATTTGTTGTATTGTGAAATACTTGTCAGATCTATGGCCCGTGGATTTACATACAAAATCATTAATGCAAGTTTTTGGACATACTCGTTGGTTTCATAATATTGTACCCTCTGCAGATTAATGGTGTCTGCATTCAATGCGGGTTTGATTTCTGATACATCTGTTGCGGGATTAGAGATTGTTGAGAAACAAGATCCAAGAACAGTCTCTTATATACTTATTGATACTGATTCAAGGAATAGTTTGATTTCTGGGTTATTTGGGAGAGAATATGTGAGTGATGGTTTCGACGTCATTGATGAGAATTGTTTCACCCTGTTGGAAGCCTTCCGTCGAGGGTGAAAATTCAAGTAATGGTGGGGATGCTGCTGGTAGAGCTGAGGGCTTGTTATGGTACAAAGATTCAGGTCAGCATGTTAATGGGGAATTTTCAATGGCAGTAATTCAAGCGAACAATCTATTGGAAGACTATAGTCAACTTGAATCGGGGCCAATGAGCTCAGTTGACCCAAGTCCTCAAGGAACATTTGTAGGAGTCTATGATGGCCATGGAGGTCCAGAAGCTGCCCGGTTTGTAAATGAACGCCTTTTCGAAAACATCAAGAGTAAGTTTTTATTACTCATCTATGATGAACTTCATTCTTATTCAAATGATTGTATCATGTCATTCATGGAATCCCAATCTGGTCTGTTGATTTTTCTATGATTGGTCCGTGATTATCATTGGTGAAATCTAGTTTTCCATGTATGGTAATGatttgttttccattcatcttgaTGTTTGGGCTATTTGGAAGTTCATGAGTATGATAGATAATTGCTCTTTGTGTTTTACCCCCTCAAGTACTATACATCCACCATCAAGATTCTTCTGGGGCcacattttcttgaaaaacctGCTTTTGCATGATCAggttaaaacaaattatctaagtgatttttggatattttaaagAATCTTTTTACTTGAATTTCGATCAGGGACAGAGAGAATTTCAGAATATGTGGATTGTGGATTTTGGGGTATTGTTCAATTTCAGTGGAGAGTCTTGGGTGGTTGTGCAGAAGGTGGCAGACTAATTGTCTCTGACTTGGTTTTGGGGTATCTCTGTTGGTTCTGGGGGAGGAAAGAGTTTAGGACCCCATGGTTTTGCATCTTCCGTGCTGTTTTTTGTTGTACTTGGTCAGAGTGTTCAGAAATTTATACTCTCTGAAACAATTGTTATGGGACTGgatagtttttctttcttccctgtGGTGTCGGGCTTCAGGTGCTTTTAGGGGTGTTTCCTAATTGGAAATCGAGTGGGATTGGGCTGGTTTATTATgattggttttcttttctgaGTTTCCTTTCTTTGGAGGATAGCTTATTCTTCTTCaagtttttctatttgtttggtTGATGTCTTAATACAATTTgcttttatccaaaaaaatacttttctgcCTAGTTTTACTTCCTGTTTATATAGCTAATGCACATGTTTACTGACTTGACAGCTATTCATGGTGCAGAATTCACGTCAGAAAACAATGGAATGTCAGCAGATGTTATCAACAAAGCATTTTTGGCAACAGAAGAGGAATTTCTCTCTCTAGTGAAGAACCAGTGGCTACATAAACCACAGATTGCTTCTGTTGGTGCATGTTGTTTGGTAGGTGTAGTATGCAGTGGTGTTCTCTACATTGCAAATGCAGGAGATTCCCGGGCAGTGTTGGGAAGATTGGAAAGGGCCATTAAGGAGATCAAAGCAATTCAGTTATCATATGAACATAATGCAAGTATAGAATCTGTGAGAGAGGAGTTGCATTCATTGCACCCCGATGATCCACATATTGTTGTTCTAAAGAACAAGGTTTGGCGTGTGAAGGGTCTGATTCAGGTGACCTTTTCTATGTTCCACTAGGTTCCTGGAGTTTTCCTATTATTTCTATGATGATAAATGGTGgcattttatattcttgattatGATACTACGATCTAATCTATTGGCAAATCTTTGTTTCTTCCACAGATCTCAAGATCTATAGGTGATGCCTATTTGAAAAGGGCGGAGTATAACAGAGAGCCTCTGTTAGCTAAATTTAGATTGCCTGAACCCTTCAATAAACCGATTCTTAAAGCTGAGCCAACAATTTTAGTGCAGAAACTCTACCCTGAAGATCAGTTTCTTATCTTTGCATCAGATGGCCTGTGGGAGCACCTAAGCAATCAGGAGGCAGTTGACTTTGTCCACAGCTGTCCACGTAATGTAGGATTGCTGTTTATGATTTCACCTTTATTTTGCCTTCATGTCACTTGCTGTGTTTATGGCTGTCTGTAATCAAGTTCAGGGAACGATGACTTCTAGAACTTTCAGAATCATCATTTCCTCTGCTTATGAAGAGACCTCAACTTGTCCTTGTTTTTGCAGGGTGTTGCAAGGAAACTTCTCAAAGCTGCGCTTCGTGAAGCAgcgaagaaaagagaaatgaggTATTCAGACTTGAAAAAGATTGATCGTGGTGTCAGGAGACATTTTCATGACGATATCACAGTCAtagttttgtttcttgattcgAATCTTGTCAGTCGCAGCTCCTTCCGCGGGCCCCTAATTTCCATCAAGGGAGGTTATGGTGTCTCTGGAAATGGCAACACTTAGCTCGAGAATTCTTGCACTCTATCCCCATTTCTTCGTTTGTATTgagaaacaattttttctttgaagaggAGAGAGCTTAAagaatccccccccccccctgttttttcaattgtacAGCCACGCATCTCAGAAACCtactttaatttgttgaaagaccTCCTTAGGTAAGTATAGTTGATGCCATGACAGAGAGATACCTCAGCAAAAGCCTTTGTCAGTAGCTGTCTGGTTGTTGGCATATGATACTTGATAATCTATAGTCTTCCTCAACTGCCTTgagaactagaaaaaataacccCGTTTAGAGTGAAATTCACAATATTGTTCAGTTTTAGTTCACAGAGTTTTCGTTTTTTGTGTGAATCTGGGTCTGCCATCTGGCCTTTTTCAAGCCTACCGTGTATTTTCTCCTTCAGCTTTCCTCGACTAGCACTACAATCGGAAATTATTGCGTGTCGTCTGATTgtgcttctctttttttaaccgTGGGAATCCTGGGGCTAGCTTTCACATCCCGGAGACTAATGTATGAATTTTCTTAATCAACTTTATCACAATCTACTTTTGCATTCTGCCGAAATGATATGATAAAGTGGGGAGTAAATCCACTTGCTTGTCACAATCTCCTTTTGCATTCGAACCTCAAATTATAAcgtcaaatcaattttttttaactagcaTAAAGAAATATTCAGTTATTATTAAGATTAATTCAGtgttatttaaattaacttagttatgtcaaaaaaataacttcatgattgttattaaaaaaatttcaagcaaataattttttaaatattaaaaaaaaatatattgaattaatccaaatcaaatgttaacctgttaaatccgTATCTTATATCTTGTAtcgtgaaattataaaattcaattttcaattaacccaatgttaaaggataaaatttataaaaataattaaaaaatatcaaaaaacaaacaactcaaGTCAATACACCAAACCTGCAACCTGACTTATATGATTGAGACAACTCtgtagaaaaaactaaaataaattacaaaacttaatttttaattaattcaatattaaaaaataaaaatcaattaaaaaaaatcacctcaGGCTTGTACATGATTTTATAACCATGGGATACCACCTTCTAAAATGAAAAGCATGGCTGTGCTGCTTGTATCTTGATACAGAATTGTGCCACCCATATCAATAATGGTCCTAGCCCATGGTTATAAAGCATAGTGATCTGAGGTAGACCGGAAAGGAGGACAAGATCTCCCCTGTATGAGGTCCTCCTAGTACAGGAACCGCATGGGTAAATTCGGTGGCAACAAGAAAATTTACTTGTAGGTTTGTTCATGTTTTTGCAGTGTCTTGATGTATCTATATCTCGATTGATACTAGCTtccactaaaaatattatattttaccgttgattaaataaaaatatatatctgtAGACTGTAACTCAGTTTAGGATTCTCCGAAGCAAGCTTCCTTCCGTGTGTTTTAAATGCAAGAACCTAACTACCTTTCAAAAAACCAACCGATCGACGAACAATGGCGCATTACTGCCTATGAACTATTTCAGTAGTTCATCACCGCTGACATCCTCAAAACATCCTTCTCTTCGTTTAACTTTCGATCTGACCTCCAAGAAAACAGCAAGATTCCTAAACGCTAATGCCATAAAACTAAGCAAAAACAGAACCAGTTCCATATCTGCAACAAGGGCATGCCACTTGTCCTTACATGTGCATGCTTGCATTAATTAGATTGGTGGTTAGTGTTTCTGTTTGGCTGCTTTCTTGCTGAGAGAaggaaagataaataatttttccatTTGGCAATCAAATAGGGCAGAGTGTTTTTCCATTCTTTTTGCGgattttaagggtttttttccttctcaaaaTTCTGTACAGAGGTGCGAAAGAAGTTCTTTCACCAGCTCTTACTTCTAATCCAGACCCACCACCAGTTTTTTATGGAATAACAAGGTATGTTCTCGTTTACTTCACTTGCTtacaaatttacaataaattgctgaatttttttatcctttgtcaATGCATTTTCTTCCTATAAAGGTAAAAATTAACAAGCAATTCATCTTTACCATGGTGTGTTGCATTTTCTATGTTTTAGTTGTGCATATAGTACGTGTGTCCTTGTGCACCGCGTGCTTGGATTGCCCGGAATTGCTAGGTTATTTCGACAAGATAGGCCTGCCTGGTGCAAGGAGAAAGAGTATCCTACTATCAAGGTAGAGCTGGGTGATAATCCCAATTATTGGTGTTGTCTTCTTTCCTGGGTTGTTTATGCAAGATCGTTATGCAGGTGCCTTCACTGGAACATAATAATGAAGTGAAAGGAGTGtctcttgatttgattaaatgtATCGACAGTCACTTTGATGGTCTATCATTTTTTCCTCATGTAAGATTCAGAGCACTCTCTATATCTCGTGTTTGATCCCTTCattgaaatatataattgttgTTCAGACTGTGAACCACAGGATCCTGCAAAGAAAGAATTTGCAGAGGAGTTGTTTTCCTGCTCTGGTTCATTCAGCAAATCCATAAATTCCACATTCAAAGGTGAAGCAGATGAAGCTGGTGAGTGTAATGCTTGCTGCCTTTGATGTTCCTTTGTCTGCTACAAACACGAATAAAGTGTGTGAATTGCCCCAGGTGCtgcatttgattttattgaaatggCCCTTTTTCCTTGGCCAGTTCAGTCTCGTAAGAAAAAAGTCTTGCGTGTCCTGTGACAGTTATACCTGCTATCTGCTACAAgctaactcgagttttttttccatcaagtGTAGTATAATAATGCTTTATCTTTCGGTGAAAGTTCATACTcgaatctattttatttttgtatacaGCTGAAATCTGAATAATGCTCTGATATGTACAGGTGGATACAGCTTATGCTCCATTTATTGAAAGATTTCAGCCAAACTTGTTGGAATTTAAGAAGTACGCCGTCGCTGCTGGAGGCCTAAACTGGCTACTTGGATTGAGGTAAGCCTAATCTGTCTTCTATTCTATTAGCTGATGTCATCTTGTCAAGGTCTACTCTGCTGTGGTACATATCATAGTGACATCTAAGTGATTACTACATGGAGTAGACAGTTCTGTCGAGTCATAATTTTCTTATACAAATAGAAGTACTTGTCCTGTTTCGAAAGACCAAAATTACCTCATGGTTCAACAATTGAAACATTGTGAAAACACAAGTTGCTTATACACTGACTTGTCCCTTATAACAGCATCAAAATTATTCCTGTGTAGGAGATGAACAAAATCTAGGCTTACAACCAAGCCAGGCGCAATCCAAAGCAGCGCGTGGAAACCTACAAGAAACGCTTTACGGTATGGCCACTAGATTTTGACCAGAAGTTGGTTTCCTGAAATGTTAAAGATTGtaagaaatgataaaaagagTATCGGATCCCCTCTCTTACCATGTTTCTTGTGCAAGCTCATCTTTGAAACCTTGGCATTCCATCTCTAtcatagaatataaaaaattaagtgcaGATTTCCCAGTAGTAGCTCCAGTATTTCTTTCATGACAAATCATGCAGCGGATGGAATATCATCTGAGAAGACTGGGACTAGTGtttctatatttttgttttgaagtatGCAAAATCTGGAACCCTTGTGATCATCAGTGTTTTCTGATGTTGACAAGCAcccttctctccttttcttttattttctttttgatggATTATAAGCacctaccctttttttttttttatcatagtgGTTCGCTATTATAAGACGGAAATATTGATCATAAGCATCTATGAATACATACGTTTCCGGAGCCTGTGGCTTGTGTTCCTAAAGGCATTTAAGAAAAATGGTAGCTAATAACCCCTACTCTAACAATGTTTCTTGTGCAGGTTATATTTCAATGAACCCCCACTACAATACCCAGGGATGCTTCTCGTTTATATATCCATGTCGTGGTAATGTGTTCAGCGTAATCAGCATGAGCATTCTCTAACTGAGATCACAAACATACCGCGGCAGGAAAAAATACACCATGGTTTCTGCTTGTTTTTTCAGCAAGCAAAGGCAGCCTAAAACAACCCAAATATTGCTGAGTGCTAGCTACAGTATCAGCCTCGTCAACATGTGGCACCGCAGATGCTAGAGTAGAAGATCTGAAGGAGGTTCTTATCGTTTACAAAGCAACATATTGCAATGTCATGTAAAAGCCTCCACATGCATCAGGTTCGAGTACGGCTGTCAATGTTATCACTTCCGAACTTGCAACACGAAGATTGATTCTCGGTGTAATGGTAACTCTCTTGATTTGGTGATCCTGTCTTGGTTCTACATCACAAGGGTAAATCATCGTCTAATGACTTCCATAGAGATTAGAAAACAACTTGAGATCAGTCATCACTGTGACTCAATTCTGGCACTATGCTGAAATGCCACAGGCCATAAGAATGATGTGATCATAACATTGCATCTCACTGGAGTATTATCCGCAAGAGCATCTCAGATAAAAGTAACAAACTTGACAAAAACATCGGAAAATTATTTAAGTTCTTAATTCTCTGTAATTCTTGTTTCTTGTTTACATTGGAATGGACGATATTTTTTCTTCAGCTCCATCGCGAATAAATTACAATGTGATACTACCAGCATCCACTCATGGCATCAATGATCCAGGAGGCATCAGATCAACACTATCAATGGCTCTGATCAGGCTTTTtctgtttcaactttcaacatcTACCTCCTCACAATTCTTCGGTATAACAAACTAACATGAAGcctttgagattttaaaaacactagaaaacgcCCTAAAAGAACAGGGAGTCTGCCTCCACACCAGATGCAAACTTAATATGAGGAActtcccaagaaaaaagaaacatctTCCCCCCTAATCGCCACCTACTTGAGGAACTCAATCAGTGATTAAGCATTAAAACGGGATATGTATAAAGTGTCTGTGTCATCCACATGCATCCTCGGGAGCATGCATAAGCAACGCAGAGCATGGCTGCTATACTACTTCAGCAATACTTTCCATATCTTACTCACATATACAGCTAAAGACCATATAGAAAGACCTGCTGAGATATAAAGCAAAATGACACCAGAAGGTACTAAAATCCCTGGTCCTTCAAGACTGCacgagaaagaaaaagacaaggAAACAAAGAAATTGTAAGATACAGggaatgacaaaaaaaattctgagACACTAATCTCCAAGTTGACCATATAGCAGCAAGAACAATGTGAAAGAAAAATAGGTGGGACCTGCTGTCTCGAGCAGCCAAAAGGATAGTTAGTGAAATCATCTGGGTAGCAGTTTTCCACTTCCCTAAGTTATTTACAGCAACAGCCTGAGACAGGAATCGTTCTTGGTATATAAATCACAGTTAATAGTAAAGCATTTGTTCTTAGCagctaaatttttttgacaagTTTGAAAAGAAATGAGGTGGTTGAGGAGCTTGTACAATAACAGACAAACCTCTAAAAGTTTGCTATTCCGTGAAGCAGCCCATTCTCTAACTGCAGACATGGTTATCTACAAACAAAAGGCAACTCAATTGGTCAGATCAAATCATACATGACCCCGTAACATCACACAAGAATGTATGTTTAcctgaaggaagaaaaaagaaaatgaaaaataaaaataaaaattggataaaatagCTTGTGACATAGGCACTTGGGAAACTAAGGCATGCTATTGGCATGTGGGAGTGGAGGGGGTTAggaaacataacaaaataaagtaaattacaaaatcaatgATTCATCGATGCAATTGTCTATGGTTGAAGATGATTGACATTATTCACAATCACAATAAAAACAGACTACCATTGAGTTCCTCACAAACCCCAATCCAAAGGGACTTACAACACACCCCAAAGAACATACGAAAATGAATCATTAAACTCCAATGAGCAAATGCCACACAAAAAATGATCTTATTGTTGGTTATGGAGATGAAAGAATTACAGGTGAAAGGCAataagaatatatgcattaccTCCCGGCCAATAATTGAAGTTGCGGGTACAGTGAACAGCCAAGGTACTTCTCCTGACAATGCAACTTCCAAAGGTCTAGAACATAATAAGATCAAGGCGGCAGCAACCATAAGCTGCGTTTAATACAGAAgaatcaaataagaaaactcAAATAATTCTCACGAGTTACATGAACCACGCATAGTAATCCCACTAGGCTTGAAAATACACAATACCTTATCAGCTACCGGATCCAAAAAAGCACCAAAAGCTGTGCCTAACTTCATCTGAAACACAACGAAGCGTTTAGCTTTAACCAATtacataataatatcaaaataaaatttactctCTCTTTCTAATCAAACAAAAGACTACACCTTTCGTGCAAGGTACCCGTCAAGCCAATCAGTGATTGctgcaacaataaaaatacttgttGTAGCAGTTCTTCCCCACCAACTATCCGCATAAAATGCTACGGCACAAAAATTACAGCGTCAGACCCCTCTAATTGAAGTaccatttaaaaattatttctggaagtaaaaaatattcaaagggAATTTAGAACTGAAAgcaaaattcaacataaattcaaaaatcatgCGCGTTTTatccaccaaaaaaataaactaatttcatGCCTCCaataaattgcaaaaaaaaaatcaaaaagatatTTCCATTATAAAATCTACTACTCAAACTgtcattaaattcaattaaattaatacacatttctaattttttacaacaaaaatcGCCAAATTgccataaaaaattcaaatacgTTAACCAATATAAACAAAATCACAAGACCTAAAGTAATAATAAACACAAGTAAGCATTgcgggaaaaaaacaaaacggtGCGTACTAGCAACAAGTAGCGGCACAGCAGCGACGCGACCGAGGGTTAAAACGGTAGGCAAAGTTAGAAATTTAGAATGTTGCTGTTGTTGATTGTGAATCTGCATAGACGGTGATGTTGACAGCGGTTGATCTTGGCTGTCATGGTTATACCAACCTACATCGTCGATTTTATTCTCGGATCCCATTTCGGACATGAAACCCGACCCGGGAGAAGAAGCTAAAGGCGGCGAATCGGGTCTGGAGAAGCGAGTGGAGGAACTAGAGTTGCGAGAGGGCAATGAAAGGCATCCACGAAACGTAAATCCTAGAGAGTTTTTATTacttctattattattactagtGGTGTTATAATGGTAATAACAGGGggtacttttattattattcttatttgaaGGGAGGTGTGCGCAGGGTGTTAACGTGCGCCAacttttattgctatttatgggtagagagagagagtaaggaGTGAGAAATGTGGTGAGGTTGGTGGCGGAGGTGATGGTTATTGTGTGGgctattttttttgtggtgAAGGAGTGAAACTGCCGTGCCTAGTTTACGGGTTGgcatggtggtggtggagatggTGGTGATGAATTGGGAAGGgatttgaattcttttatttttaagctgGGATTTTAATTTGAGGGGGTGGATTTTGGGTTTTCAGTTCGGAAGTTGGCTTCGTCTCGGTCCTGATTCGGTGGGTGGATTCTAGTATTTCATCGGCTTTTTTTAATGCCGtttagcttttaatttttattttttctagtccaTGTATTGTACAGCGTATGTCTGTTTAGTCCCTGTACTCTGACTGCATCAGTCAGGTCCCGAAATTAGGCACCTTGATGTGTCGTTTAAGTCATGGCACCTGAGAGGAAAGCACTTGATAACTTCACTCGTATcgtaataataacaaaaatatctgtTTCGTGTATTTATTAGAGGACAATTTTGTCCCATTCGATTGAGTTCTATTTCCTACGATTGTATCTGTTCGCCGGGTATATATTAGAAGATTCTTTAGATATTAGGTTTCACTTGGGGTAACATATCAATGAAATGATAGCATTTCTATCTGCATCAATGACTTGTTTGGTATGCAATTGCAAGAATGAAAAGGAAAGCTACAAGTGACAGTAACACGctaaattatttatcaaataattattttaatctaaaacaagttattattagataaaatatcaatatataatttatattatttttcaacacgACTTCTCGAATAAAAATCTAACTTACATGGACTCACactattttatacttaatttttattaaataaaacgaGAACGATgaaattcaaactcgtgacccaaCAAGGTTTTAATaccttgtaaaataaatatctcaacctaaaaatttaggttattagataagattttaatatataatttatattattctgtaatattatttgattcttgtagcaaaaaaataaataaagttgcAATCTTTTTGTATTATTCTATTGCTAATGTCCATAAATATCGTAAATACGCTAGATATTTAATTGatagaattttatattatttttcaacacggcttttcaaataaaaacccGATTTATATGGACtcgtattattttatatttaatttttatcaaataaaacgAGGATAATGAGATTTGAACCTGTGACCACTTCGTTAATAAGGTTTTAATATCTTGTTAATAAATatctcaatctaaaaatttagactattatataaaattttaatatataatttatattatcctCTAGTATTATTTGATTCttgtagcaaaaaaaataaagttgtaatCTTTTTGTATTATCCTATCGCTGGTAGCCTGGTATCCTTAAAGATAGTAAATATGCTAGATATTTCATGAATAGAATTTTATGCGTTTGATATTATACTTTTCATATGTTTTTCCATTGAATATACattgaaatgaattttaaaaaaaattatttattttttatattaatatattaaaattaataaaattatactgaaaaatattaatttaatataacttTTCTCGTACTAGCTGGTACCAGTGAAAAGCGTTTTGGGCTACTTGTTTGAAGAAAACACACTGATCCATGTCTGCTCATCTGCTGATTGCTATAATCGGTATAGAATATAGATATTTAGGTATTGTTTAGTAACGTGGCAGGCTTAAATGCTGTTgggtaaaaatttgatttaaaaaaaaaattatgattttaatttgctaaataaaaaaaaactactatcatgctataaaaaaaaaaactctttagaATTTCCAAATAATATCTTATGATTCGTAAACTGGACAAGACATGAACACTATGCATCATGCTTAGTTTATCTCGAAATGGGAAAAGGCTTGGTTGCCGACACAGCCGTTACCATGTGAAGAGATTATCTACTAGACGGTCCACACCTCTCGATCAAAGTAAGagatatttagaaatataataatagttatatttaaaaatattttttatttaaaaaaatattaaaatattgcttttttatttttaaaaatttatttataacaccatcacatcaaaatgatttagcaacattaaacaaaataatttttaaaaaaatcaattatctaaaaattaaattaaatctcaaTCCCAAACACTTATAAACGAGctagtgtattattttttttaagctgtcGAAAAACTTTTTCATTCaggaaaataaaactttttaagaaaaaaacattttttctctcGAAAATATGTTACAGTATCtattaaaaacaacattttcatgttgttttaaaaagggtaaaatatttttaaacaaaccttttcatgtattaatattaattattttcttacagtTTTCTcacatttcttgaaaaataatactGTAAAGGAATTTAAGCATAATATTTTCACCGAATAAGACTATCATTACCTCAACTGacttacaatgaaaaaaaaaaatttctaaggaAATTATTGTGTTTCTATTTGCATTGTAATAGTATAATTATAGATTtccattttaattataaaacctTTGAAATATGAATGGggcaatattatattttcatcgtGATAGACATATTAGTCTTCTTACTTTTTTAACAGTGAATCATTTTATTACccttaatataaataaaaaataaacttatattcGGTgctttaaagtatttttattttattttttaacatggtaaaaatacttaattacatttaaagaaaaaatacacaaaCTATCTTCTCGGGTTtttttcatcatgttttttttttgttaatatcaatTTGACCCggaaatatttttgtatttaaataattattgaatattgttgaaaaaaacttgcatgcacCA includes:
- the LOC7458624 gene encoding probable protein phosphatase 2C 38 isoform X2, whose translation is MVSTSLMRIVSPCWKPSVEGENSSNGGDAAGRAEGLLWYKDSGQHVNGEFSMAVIQANNLLEDYSQLESGPMSSVDPSPQGTFVGVYDGHGGPEAARFVNERLFENIKKFTSENNGMSADVINKAFLATEEEFLSLVKNQWLHKPQIASVGACCLVGVVCSGVLYIANAGDSRAVLGRLERAIKEIKAIQLSYEHNASIESVREELHSLHPDDPHIVVLKNKVWRVKGLIQISRSIGDAYLKRAEYNREPLLAKFRLPEPFNKPILKAEPTILVQKLYPEDQFLIFASDGLWEHLSNQEAVDFVHSCPRNGVARKLLKAALREAAKKREMRYSDLKKIDRGVRRHFHDDITVIVLFLDSNLVSRSSFRGPLISIKGGYGVSGNGNT
- the LOC7458624 gene encoding probable protein phosphatase 2C 38 isoform X1, with amino-acid sequence MVSTSLMRIVSPCWKPSVEGENSSNGGDAAGRAEGLLWYKDSGQHVNGEFSMAVIQANNLLEDYSQLESGPMSSVDPSPQGTFVGVYDGHGGPEAARFVNERLFENIKTIHGAEFTSENNGMSADVINKAFLATEEEFLSLVKNQWLHKPQIASVGACCLVGVVCSGVLYIANAGDSRAVLGRLERAIKEIKAIQLSYEHNASIESVREELHSLHPDDPHIVVLKNKVWRVKGLIQISRSIGDAYLKRAEYNREPLLAKFRLPEPFNKPILKAEPTILVQKLYPEDQFLIFASDGLWEHLSNQEAVDFVHSCPRNGVARKLLKAALREAAKKREMRYSDLKKIDRGVRRHFHDDITVIVLFLDSNLVSRSSFRGPLISIKGGYGVSGNGNT
- the LOC7489615 gene encoding protein IN2-1 homolog B — protein: MGKFGGNKKIYLGAKEVLSPALTSNPDPPPVFYGITSCAYSTCVLVHRVLGLPGIARLFRQDRPAWCKEKEYPTIKVPSLEHNNEVKGVSLDLIKCIDSHFDGLSFFPHDPAKKEFAEELFSCSGSFSKSINSTFKGEADEAGGYSLCSIY
- the LOC7489616 gene encoding CDP-diacylglycerol--glycerol-3-phosphate 3-phosphatidyltransferase 2, with product MTTICQMGAGMYREPARQFHSFTTKKIAHTITITSATNLTTFLTPYSLSLPINSNKSWRTLTPCAHLPSNKNNNKSTPCYYHYNTTSNNNRSNKNSLGFTFRGCLSLPSRNSSSSTRFSRPDSPPLASSPGSGFMSEMGSENKIDDVGWYNHDSQDQPLSTSPSMQIHNQQQQHSKFLTLPTVLTLGRVAAVPLLVATFYADSWWGRTATTSIFIVAAITDWLDGYLARKMKLGTAFGAFLDPVADKLMVAAALILLCSRPLEVALSGEVPWLFTVPATSIIGREITMSAVREWAASRNSKLLEAVAVNNLGKWKTATQMISLTILLAARDSSLEGPGILVPSGVILLYISAGLSIWSLAVYVSKIWKVLLK